The following proteins are co-located in the Pseudomonas synxantha genome:
- a CDS encoding ABC transporter substrate-binding protein, with protein MFINTTRVALLALAVSTAQYAFAVQQVDLSPDRPRIHVPRNEAAIAQIPPGFKFAQPGKFTVAVSGVAGPPLALLASDDKTTIGSEADTAQLIADSLGLQLNVVQTSWEDWPLGVSSGKYDVVISNVTVTEARKKRFDFATYRQDVLGFYVKSTSKITEIKQAADIAGLKIIVGSGTNQEKVLLAWNEANEKAGLKPALLQYFDDQAAAQLAVQSGRSDALFGPNSVYAYSAAITGGIKRVGTVNGGWPLQADIAVTTRKDNGLVQPIHTALQGAIAGGQYEQVLQRWGLDVERVDQSLINPPGLPD; from the coding sequence ATGTTCATCAACACCACCCGCGTGGCCTTGCTGGCGCTTGCCGTCAGCACCGCGCAATACGCCTTCGCCGTGCAACAGGTTGATCTGAGCCCCGACCGCCCGCGCATCCATGTGCCGCGCAATGAAGCGGCCATCGCGCAGATCCCGCCGGGGTTCAAGTTCGCCCAGCCGGGCAAGTTCACCGTGGCCGTGTCCGGCGTGGCCGGGCCGCCCCTGGCGCTGCTCGCCAGTGACGACAAGACCACCATCGGCAGCGAAGCCGACACCGCACAACTGATCGCCGACAGCCTCGGCCTGCAACTCAACGTGGTACAGACCAGTTGGGAGGATTGGCCCCTGGGCGTCAGCTCGGGCAAATACGACGTGGTGATCAGTAACGTCACCGTCACCGAAGCGCGCAAAAAGCGTTTTGACTTCGCCACCTACCGCCAGGATGTGCTCGGCTTTTACGTCAAGAGCACCAGCAAGATCACTGAGATCAAGCAGGCGGCGGACATTGCCGGGCTGAAGATCATCGTCGGCTCCGGCACCAACCAGGAAAAGGTCCTGCTGGCCTGGAACGAGGCCAATGAAAAAGCCGGCCTCAAGCCTGCGCTGTTGCAGTACTTCGACGACCAGGCCGCCGCGCAACTGGCGGTGCAGTCAGGGCGCAGTGATGCGCTGTTCGGGCCGAACTCGGTGTACGCCTATTCGGCGGCGATCACCGGCGGTATCAAGCGCGTCGGCACCGTCAACGGTGGCTGGCCGCTGCAGGCCGATATCGCCGTGACCACGCGCAAGGACAACGGCCTGGTCCAGCCGATCCACACCGCCTTGCAAGGCGCGATTGCCGGTGGCCAATACGAACAGGTCTTGCAGCGCTGGGGCCTGGATGTGGAGCGGGTCGACCAATCGCTGATCAACCCGCCCGGGCTGCCGGACTAA
- a CDS encoding flavin monoamine oxidase family protein: MGLTRREALSSIAAVGGEKAVKDALAVLGLGPSSHRRPQPLKLKDGLGQGTRVLVLGAGIAGLVTALELSRAGFNVQVLEARERVGGRTWTLRNGDRVDYKDGRSQTVGFDPGRYFNAGPARIPSQHRTILDYCSELGVPLEVLVNSSHGAQVRPDLGKPAFSVGQALNDTRGHLSGLLAKAVQRDALDDVLSGEERTRLLGFLQVYGDLSQELTFEGTLRSGHLESAAHPGALPARCRPLGLERLLHPELWGALLHTEFPEFSATMFQPVGGMDRITDAFYRRVHEQVQLGARVRQIRQLEDGVAVTYHDQHSGREQVVRADYLISTLPLPLLAKLDTDFSDPIKAALRSTRSDQATKVAWQSPRFWETDYRTYGGLSWIEHPARLLWYPSNDLNTRDGVLVAGYVTGEGAEVFGAQPLDKQYATSREAVELLHPGYSKHLRNPLAVSWEQIPYSEGPWLQREHFPAEASALLERPHGRVYFAGDGLVQSGVGIWQESAANSARHVVAQLAERVIQQRQTAAVAAS; the protein is encoded by the coding sequence ATGGGACTGACACGACGTGAAGCGTTGTCGAGCATTGCCGCAGTGGGCGGTGAAAAGGCCGTCAAGGATGCATTGGCGGTCTTGGGCCTGGGCCCATCCTCACATCGCCGGCCGCAACCGCTGAAACTCAAGGACGGCCTGGGGCAGGGCACCCGCGTGTTGGTACTGGGCGCCGGGATTGCCGGGCTGGTCACGGCACTGGAACTGAGCCGCGCCGGCTTCAACGTGCAAGTGCTCGAAGCCCGAGAGCGCGTGGGGGGCCGCACCTGGACCCTGCGCAACGGTGACCGCGTGGACTACAAGGATGGTCGCTCGCAGACCGTAGGGTTTGATCCGGGCCGGTATTTCAACGCCGGCCCCGCGCGCATTCCCAGCCAACACCGCACGATCCTCGATTACTGCAGTGAGCTGGGTGTGCCCCTGGAAGTGCTGGTCAACAGCAGCCATGGCGCCCAGGTGCGGCCGGACCTGGGCAAGCCAGCGTTCAGCGTCGGCCAGGCGCTCAACGATACCCGTGGGCACCTGTCCGGGCTGTTGGCCAAGGCGGTGCAGCGTGACGCCCTCGATGATGTGTTGAGCGGCGAAGAGCGCACGCGCTTGCTGGGTTTCCTGCAGGTGTATGGCGACCTGTCCCAGGAACTGACCTTCGAGGGCACCCTGCGCTCGGGGCACCTGGAATCCGCCGCCCACCCTGGCGCCTTGCCCGCCCGTTGTCGCCCGCTGGGGCTCGAACGCCTGCTGCACCCGGAACTCTGGGGCGCCTTGCTGCACACCGAGTTTCCGGAATTTTCCGCCACCATGTTCCAACCGGTGGGCGGTATGGACCGCATCACCGATGCCTTCTACCGGCGCGTGCATGAGCAGGTGCAACTGGGCGCCCGGGTGCGGCAGATCCGCCAATTGGAGGACGGCGTGGCGGTGACCTATCACGACCAGCACAGCGGCCGTGAACAGGTGGTGCGCGCCGATTACTTGATCTCGACCTTGCCGCTGCCATTGCTGGCCAAACTCGATACGGATTTCAGCGACCCGATCAAGGCCGCGTTGCGCAGCACCCGCAGCGATCAGGCGACCAAGGTGGCGTGGCAATCCCCGCGCTTCTGGGAAACCGATTACCGCACCTACGGCGGCCTGTCGTGGATCGAACACCCGGCGCGCCTGCTCTGGTATCCCAGCAACGACCTCAACACCCGCGACGGTGTGCTGGTGGCTGGTTATGTGACGGGGGAGGGCGCTGAGGTGTTTGGTGCGCAGCCGCTCGATAAGCAGTACGCCACTTCGAGGGAGGCCGTGGAGCTCCTGCATCCGGGTTATTCCAAGCACCTGCGTAATCCGCTGGCGGTGTCCTGGGAACAGATCCCCTACAGCGAAGGCCCATGGCTGCAACGTGAGCACTTCCCGGCCGAGGCCAGCGCCTTGCTCGAGCGCCCCCACGGCCGCGTGTACTTCGCCGGCGACGGCCTGGTGCAAAGCGGCGTGGGGATCTGGCAGGAGTCAGCCGCCAACTCAGCGCGCCATGTGGTCGCGCAACTGGCCGAGCGCGTCATCCAACAACGACAGACCGCGGCCGTGGCCGCTTCCTAA